One window from the genome of Cryptomeria japonica chromosome 6, Sugi_1.0, whole genome shotgun sequence encodes:
- the LOC131052807 gene encoding cytochrome P450 71AU50-like, with product MVSATVGVHSGQPQWVPPLRLSTVNGSRAATVVDHSGRPQWSTTVVVATMTHNFPFPHSMESLSCSLKEAVTIGFGIFFALYCFVYKLKRNGSKLKLPPGPRPWPVIGSLHLLGNLPHQALAALAKKYGIIVFLRLGSVPTVVVSSPAMAKEFLKTHDLVFATRPNCAHGKHICYDHKDVAYGPFGAYWRHIRKLLMVELLTVKRIDSFRFVREEEVSAMIASIWQESGRGERCVDVKKRLSSLTQNITCRMFSSRTYSDNELSGGLGFKQMVDEMFAVAGAFCVGDFIPYLDWLDLQGIRRRMQAVHKIFDAFAEKVIDQHVRLRLYKGNPKEEGRVKDLVDVMLDMAETEGQTISRVNIKAIIFDMLAAAIETSSTTVEWAMSELLRNPETLARAQKEIESAIGRERRVKESDVMSFDYLRCVVKETFRLHPPFPLLIPHESMEGCSVGGYFIPPKTRLFVNVWAMGRDENVWQDAHLFKPEWFMGSNKDVRGQNFDLLPFGTGRRGCPGISLGISVVELALAQLLHCFDWTVEGEVDMAEEFGLTVPRNNPLFVRPSWKLTAEYPI from the exons ACTCACAACTTTCCGTTTCCTCATAGCATGGAATCCTTGAGTTGCTCCCTGAAGGAGGCCGTCACCATAGGATTTGGGATCTTCTTTGCCCTCTATTGCTTTGTGTATAAGCTCAAGAGAAATGGCAGCAAATTGAAGTTGCCTCCAGGACCACGACCATGGCCTGTCATAGGAAGTCTCCATCTCTTGGGAAATCTTCCTCATCAGGCTCTCGCGGCTCTGGCAAAGAAATACGGAATCATTGTGTTCCTTCGCTTGGGCTCCGTCCCCACTGTTGTGGTGTCTTCTCCTGCCATGGCTAAAGAATTCCTCAAAACGCACGATTTGGTCTTTGCAACCAGACCAAACTGTGCACATGGGAAACACATATGCTATGATCATAAAGACGTGGCGTATGGCCCCTTTGGAGCATACTGGAGACACATTAGAAAGCTGTTGATGGTGGAGCTACTCACAGTGAAAAGAATCGATTCTTTCAGATTCGTGAGAGAGGAAGAAGTGTCTGCCATGATCGCTTCCATCTGGCAGGAAAGCGGTCGCGGAGAGCGGTGTGTGGATGTGAAGAAGAGGCTCTCCTCCCTTACTCAAAATATTACCTGCAGAATGTTTTCCAGCAGAACCTATTCCGACAACGAATTGAGTGGAGGGCTTGGCTTCAAACAAATGGTTGACGAGATGTTCGCTGTGGCCGGTGCATTTTGCGTTGGTGATTTCATTCCTTATCTCGACTGGCTCGACTTGCAAGGAATCCGTCGTCGCATGCAGGCCGTTCACAAAATATTCGATGCATTTGCTGAGAAAGTAATCGACCAGCACGTTCGTCTTAGATTGTACAAAGGAAATCCCAAGGAAGAAGGTCGTGTTAAAGATTTGGTAGACGTGATGCTCGACATGGCGGAAACGGAGGGCCAAACAATCTCACGGGTCAACATAAAAGCAATCATCTTC GACATGTTAGCTGCGGCGATAGAAACATCGTCGACAACAGTAGAATGGGCAATGAGTGAGCTGCTGAGAAATCCTGAAACGCTGGCTCGAGCACAGAAAGAGATTGAATCTGCAATAGGCAGAGAGCGCAGAGTAAAGGAGAGTGACGTCATGAGCTTCGACTACTTGCGATGCGTGGTGAAGGAAACATTTCGACTTCATCCGCCGTTTCCTCTGCTCATTCCGCACGAATCGATGGAAGGGTGCAGCGTGGGAGGATATTTCATTCCGCCAAAGACGAGGTTGTTTGTGAATGTGTGGGCAATGGGAAGGGATGAAAATGTTTGGCAAGATGCTCATCTGTTCAAGCCCGAATGGTTTATGGGCAGTAATAAGGATGTGAGAGGTCAGAACTTTGATTTGCTGCCGTTCGGAACAGGAAGAAGAGGATGCCCTGGGATTTCCCTGGGTATTTCTGTTGTTGAGTTGGCACTTGCTCAGCTGCTTCATTGCTTTGACTGGACTGTTGAGGGCGAGGTGGATATGGCGGAAGAGTTTGGATTAACTGTTCCCAGAAATAATCCACTGTTTGTCCGCCCTTCATGGAAGCTCACAGCTGAATATCCGATTTAA